Proteins from one Dethiobacter alkaliphilus AHT 1 genomic window:
- a CDS encoding DMT family transporter: MGELLALLGGFFFSSSNLMARQGMKTMERNGGQLVTLLMTNTVNIIALLILVLLSALPQLTFWGLFYFGLAGVFTTFAGRFFLFASIERIGATRAGLFKVSAPMFTIFLGITILGDRLTPTDFIGSAVVLSGLYILSASKDMKAPSANIGIVPAEVAKTREKPFALDMGVIFGVLSGLSLSVGHILRQLGMRQIGSPIVGVAAGTVVSLLCIIIYMLIKNRGDFENITASAKQALCFKKECRGYLWCGFFNTLAQYLFFASLLYTSVSIANILISTEALFNLLLVALFFRSDEPLSPRLIFISLFILAGVVLVIL, encoded by the coding sequence TTGGGAGAACTTCTGGCACTGCTGGGTGGCTTCTTTTTTAGTTCCAGCAATCTGATGGCCCGTCAGGGCATGAAAACCATGGAAAGAAACGGCGGCCAGCTGGTTACGCTGCTGATGACAAATACGGTCAACATCATTGCCTTACTGATTCTTGTTCTTTTATCGGCGTTGCCGCAGCTGACATTCTGGGGACTGTTTTATTTTGGCCTGGCAGGAGTATTTACCACCTTTGCCGGGCGCTTTTTCCTGTTTGCCTCAATTGAGCGCATCGGCGCTACCCGTGCCGGCCTCTTTAAAGTGTCGGCACCGATGTTTACCATCTTTTTGGGCATTACCATTCTGGGGGACCGACTAACCCCCACAGACTTCATCGGTTCTGCGGTGGTGCTTTCCGGCCTTTATATCTTATCTGCGTCTAAAGATATGAAAGCGCCTTCTGCCAACATCGGTATTGTTCCGGCAGAGGTAGCAAAAACCAGAGAAAAGCCCTTTGCTCTGGACATGGGAGTAATTTTCGGTGTGCTTTCCGGACTATCTCTCAGCGTGGGCCATATATTGCGCCAATTGGGAATGCGCCAAATCGGCTCGCCCATCGTCGGTGTGGCGGCAGGGACAGTAGTATCTTTGCTCTGCATCATCATCTACATGCTAATAAAAAACCGCGGTGATTTCGAAAACATAACTGCTTCCGCCAAGCAGGCACTTTGCTTTAAAAAAGAGTGCCGCGGCTACCTGTGGTGCGGCTTCTTCAACACCCTGGCACAATACCTGTTTTTTGCTTCACTGCTCTATACCAGCGTATCCATCGCCAACATCCTCATCTCCACAGAAGCACTGTTTAACCTACTGCTGGTGGCACTATTTTTCCGCTCCGACGAACCGCTGTCACCACGTCTTATTTTTATCTCCCTGTTTATCCTGGCAGGTGTGGTTTTGGTAATTCTATAA